The nucleotide sequence TTCAGTGGCATCAGGTTTTAAGCAACAAGAGCTTTTCCACAGGGCAACATTATTGGGAGGCTGAAACTGGAAAAAACGGAATATTAAGGGTAGGAGTAGCTTATGCCACTGTAGAAAGACAAGACGTGCCATCTTTTGTTGGAAATAATACAAAGTCCTGGGGTTTGCGTAGGTATAGAGGGGAGTATGCTTTTTATCATAACCAAAAAATTGTTGAGTTACCTCACAAACCTTCCTGTCAGACACTGGCCATATATTTAGATTATGAGGCCGGACAATTGTCTTTTTATGAGCTAACCGACCCCATCAGACACCTATACACCACTAAAACAACCTTCACTGAACCAGTTCACCCAGGATTCCTTATCAATGAAAACTGCTGGTTCAGAATCCTcaactgaagggggggggggggggttaggtaaATCTTTAAAATCAGTAATTATGATAATTTTCACATTTCTTTTATTGCTATGGGGGGGTTTAATGcagtctgtcattaaggccaccTACCCATCAGTAATATTGCACGGCCATTGGTGAATGCGGTGGCCTGGTCATGCATACTCCCTTAGTACATTTTAGTGCAAGGTGCAGTCTCATAAGGCAACTGCACGCCAGACAGGAAAAACTTACaagagtaactgtcattttttttttttattgcagaaatcagtagtataagcgattttaagaaactctgtaataggttatcagccaaaaaagcctccttctgtactcaagaagcaatctcccagcctccccccctgacttcttatctgtgcattatcaggcaaacacgtcttcattacagagaagccagtgaagacgggttctgctctctccattgtaagcctatgaaggggggaggggctgagggagatgagggagcaggaagaggtgacatgaaggtcagctgtttgtagactctctgggcacctaaaccgcaggattctggggtcagaaaggtcagtgcttatctatgaacttactgagagaagattgcagggtgttgtgctgtgcaggactgctccgtgctcagtcactcctaacaggccctcccctctccatagccacataatggagacagaaatcctgcttcatttgatgtgaggggggaggctgggagattgctttttcagtacagaaggaaactcttttagtacataaaacctattagagtttcttaaaatcgcttgtactgttgatatttaatgttttcagaaaaatgaccctgaaatgacagttacgctttaagggattTTGCCGCCTCCAAAACACCCACTAAACTTAAGttacatcagtagagtatacagcgCCAATTCTATATCTGCAACTTTTATATCTtctatattcttgagctaagtaggcATCACCATGCCCAATTTGTAGGCTTAcaaccgttaaaaaaaaaatacagggttGTGAGCAGGGTGGGTTGGAAGTGACATGAGTCCCATTAAGCCTATGTTACAGTTTCCATTATATTTGGTTTATGGCAGAGGCAGACATAAGTCATCAAGATTTATTGGTTAACAAACTGGTCCAGGTCTCCAGTCACTGGAACAGAGACCTTCTGATACACATTCTGTATTTCCATACACTTATTGTCTCTTGTATTACTGtttggcctgggggggggggggggaaagtccACTTAGTGGGATCTACTGTTCCACACTTGCACCAATTTGAGAAATTACTACCACTTGGGGCACTGCAGATGAGGGAATACTACTAGATAAGTGCAGAGCCCAAGCAATGTGTTCATTAGGGTTTACCTGCAgagttgcagctggaagaagtCATTGTGGGCCAgatggacacaaaaaaaaaaaaagaagaaagaaagtgGACCGCTCCAATCAGAGGCCATAGCCCGTGATTCACTGAATGTAATGGCAAGGTAATCACTTACAGTATATCTGTAAGGATATATAATAGTGttcatggtgtggcagtgttattcggGCATcatgcagtgatatcactgctactgaataaaatgccCTATACCATTTTGTCAGCATtgggtggtttgggggggggggggggtgctgctttCTGATTTGCCTTTTGGACAAATTACCCCCATGCTGACATTAATATATAACATGTACTTTATACCATATAGTACTGGTAGAGGCTCCAGTATGGCACTTATAGTATTTAGCTAGTATAGCCATTTAGTAATATTTGCTTGTGAGCCAGCAGTAACTGGCTGCAAATGATGGGTTTGGTTCAATGATGGAATTGGGTCAGCCAGTTTGAATATTTAGGTTTCAAGGGTCACCCACTGAGTTAATTTAGCTGTCGTCGTCGTCGAGTGgatgaggggcatggtctgcacagcggggtctacagcccagtactctgacccaggaagtctcccttaccttccaaatcatagcagatccacttcaggctggtgctcatatcaggggacaggactgtggaggtaatctctccatagctgtaatccctctctccccggacagagagcgctgcatgtatgtgcccacatctgtcctgctcattccttcctgctccctgcagtctctgtccgcccttgtgtttcccaccctctccattactgtacagtaacttataatatcacatattctgcggtttctaaatgtttgtttcatctgtttcacatgttattcagaataataaatcattatatttatatttgggtgtggaaccaattgtctgcatatcaatgatttcttatgggaaaatttgctttggtttaagagtggatttggattacaagcacagccccggaacgaattatgctcgtaatccaaggcaccactgtatctgtTTTAATATGTTGTATTAATAAACTGCTGCCGTGGCAATTTTATCCAAATAAAAGTGTGATGCATTTTTCAGGGGAAGGTGGTTGGGATCTTTTGGGGTGGGTAGGCTAGCTCCCTAGTCATGCCATTCATACCATTACACCACTGTATTGTCCAATCCTTTAGCTGGGAGGGACTAAGCCACCAATGGAAAATTATAAAGCTCCTTGATGGTTCCTAGGGGTAGACTAGTGCCAGTAAGTATTTTAATATAGAGTGTGTATCCAAGAATTTTTTCCTTCAAGTATTCCTATAGTCAAAGTACACCATGCTAAAAGTCTAAAGGTGTGGTAACTAGCACAAAGGGACAACCTTCATCTACGGCTGGGGGTGACCTATTCTTCTCAGTCAGGACATCCTACAGCTTATTGGatcgtctgcagtggagcaaagttaaGCTACAGCCAAAGTACTCCATTTGTCCTTGCTCTAATCTCAGGTAATCTTAAGTGGCTAGCTACACCCAGTTGTGCAAGCCCAGGGCACATGCTACCAGATCTGGCACTCCAATGTCTCTGGCAAGAGGCGGTAGTACAGGCTATTTTCAAGTACCCCCAACAGTTCTGCTACTACTTTGGCAAGGTCTCCTTGGTAGCCCCCTAATCTACTCTTACAAGTAAAGTCTATCCTAACCAAATCAACTACTATTTACAATTCCATATACCTTCCTGGCCCCAGTGGACTTAAACTTTCCCCCACCGGAATATGCTTTTGTGGTCTGTTCACATCATGCTTGGCTATCCGGTGTCTATTTGAAAAGTTTGTTAGGATCATCCTTATCACATTTCCTAGTAAGGCATTTAAAAACAATATAGACAAGAGAAAGTTACACCTGAGCTATATGGGAGGTCTGCTGCTTTGCTGGCAGTCTGGTTGGCAGTGGTCATTCAATAGCTATTCCAGTGAACCAAGGCATCTAAagactaatgctaagtttacttattggcccgatcgtacgattaacgatttcgaagtaacgattttttttttataacgatcagcgtttagacggtacggtatatcgtacggaaaaatcgttttgcgatcgtgcgcccgcagcccggcccgcccgcccaaCCGCAGCCCTttgcgccgccccgatcaccacccccaccgccaagagcatacgttacctgctccacgcagcaggtcttccgacatccccggctctcatcttcagcgcactgattggctgaagagatgagccgggaatttcaaacggctcctcttcagcactgattggctgaaagggagccgtttgaaattcctggctcccctctttagccgatcaatgcacggcagcactgattggctgaagaggagccgtttgaaattcccagctcatctcttcagccaatcagtgcgctgaagaggggagtcgggggatctcgaagacctgctgcgcggaccaggaaacgtatgctcttggccgcggcggtgggggcaatcggagcagcgggggtgtcgatcagaacggcggcaggggtggcgatcgagccggcgcagggggccaGGTGGCAGGACtatcgcgacgactgtttacacggaacgatcggcgaattttttttgatcgacgatttatgaacatgttaaaagatcaaaatgaacaatttttcgatcgttcgcagtgtttacacgtacaattattgttcgaattggatcgttatcgcgaaaatgtttacacaggcagatttatctgacattttttttaagccaaagtcagaaacagacctAAActgggaatgggtcataaaggaaatactgagatttcttctcttttcaaatccattccaggttttggcttcagataaatctgcctgtgtaaaggcaccataaccgTTCAAGTGCATTACGAGTATGGGATTGACCTTTACTGCCTGCAGGACCTGTCCTCTCTCAGAACAGCTATTAGGAGGCTATAAAAGATCATAAAAGTGTAGTAGTAACATCCATGTTGTCTACTACCTAAGTGTTTTATTAAACTTACAGTTTTGCCGGGGGCAGAACCAGTTAATTATAATTCATTAGGTGAGGTCTGACGTTAAAGACTCGCCCCGATTTGGAATATGGTAAAACAAGCTCCACGAGATTTCTGAAACGTTTTAAAGCTGTCTTCAATATATTTTGAGAATGGCGTCTGCTGATCGGACAGATAATGGCTGTGAGGATCCCACAAGGCTGAGATGTGGACACAAGCTCTTCGGGGAGAGCACTGATGTACTGGATACCCTGGAGGGGTCTGGAGATCATACCTGTCCTGAGTGCAcagccaggggtgattctagcctctctgctgcccgaggcgaactatagaatgacgcccccccccccccccccccccccgtcaatccgcccacattataatccactactgccccccccccccccactgctgtccccaataaacataatgtttggtccctttctgcacagaggatgtcaggaaaggagggggctaatcctataggagaggtcccagcagcacagaggatgtcaggagaggagggggctaatcctataggagagatcccagcagcacagaggatgtcaggagaggagggtgctaatcctataggagaagtcccagcagcacagaggatgtcaggagaggagggtgctgatcttttaggacaggtcacagcagcacagagaatgtcaggagaggagggtgctgatcttttaggagatggtccccctcctccccccttatagatggtccccctcttcccccccttatagatggtccccccccccccttatagatggtccccctctcccccccccttatagatagtccccctttcccccctcccttatagatggtccccctctcccccctcccttatagatggtccccctctcccccctcccttatagatggtccccctctttcccctcccttatagatggtccccctcccccctctttcccccttatagatggtccccctctcccctctttcccccttatagatggtccccctctttcccctcccttatagatggtccccctcttccccccccccttatagacagtccccctcccgcccctcccttatagatggtcccccccttatagatggtccccctctttcccccctcccttatagatggcccccccttatagatggtccccctctttcccccctcccttatagatggtccccttcccccccctatagatggtccccctctcccccccccccttatagacagtccccctcccgcccctcccttatagatggcccccctctttccccccccttatagatggtcccccccttatagatggtccccctctttcccccctcccttatagatggtccccttcccccccctatagatggtccccctcttccctctccccctcccttatagatggtccccccttatagatcgtccccctcttccccccctaccttatagatggtccccctctttcccccctcccttatagatggtccccctcttccccccctaccttatagatggtccccctcttcccccccctaccttatatatggtccccctctcccccccccccccccccttatatatggtccccctctcccccccccccccccctgcacagcagataaaacaaaaacaaaaaacagcacacaactcacctgccctccgttcccccgtcgagcctctctggtctggtcccggctgatgtgcggctgcccggggtgtcccgtcctgtccccggcagcgcgcgcatcagagagctccccgtgcgcctgtgcctgtgacttccggcgcacggggagctctctgatgcgtgtgctgccggggacaggatgggacacctccggcagccgcacatcagccgggggactaaggctgcattcccacgttccgtgatcctgacggatcacggacgtggaatgcatttaccggagtccccccgcgcccggacagcatctgtaatgagatgctgtgagcgggggagactgtattcataagcgccgcgctgtagtaacagcaccgcgcggctgatttattacagcgcggcgcttatgaatacagtctcccccgctcacagcatctcattacagatgctgtccgggcgcagggggactccggtacatggtacaatcagtggcggattataatgtgggcggccgcccgaaccgctcatattatagtctgccactgaatgccgcagggccgttttaatacattggtgggcccagtgcacagccctcaagagtgggcccccccttccctttcggcacattgtataatgtactgaatttgcccccacactgtatcaagagccccaatacatacagtagttaccttataacactatttccaccatacagtgattatatattacataaaaactgcactaaacaaaacagaaagatatcaccaatgataccattacataaaaccgccacatcatgacccctaacactacaatcctataacagagtgcagttacatccagtgactcaccgggggcgtcttctccgatcagagtctgtcaccttttctttttctctccatccagcctgggccaccttgaagtcttctcctggctgtgaatcttctctccagaatctgccagacaaatattttaggctccaacacatacagtagttaggtcccttgtacccctatacagtagttacacccctctgtactcctacatagttacacccctctgtgcctccatagttttaaggtgtccctgtagtatatagcccctcatgtgctcctccagttatatacagccctcctgtgcgctcccccattagtatatagcccccctgtgcactctccccagtagtatatagccccccctgtgctctcccacaatagtatatagctcccctgtgctgccccatagtatatagccccctgtgctcccccatagtatatagccccctgtgctcccccatagtatatagccccctgtgctcccccatagtatatagccccctgtgctcccccatagtatatagctcccctgtgctccccagtagtatatagccccctgtgctccccagtagtatatagctcccctgtgctccccagtaatatatagctcccctgtgctcccccatagtatatagcttccctgtgctccccatagtatatagacccctgtgctccccagtagtatatagtcccctgtgctcccccatagtatatagctcccctgtgctcccccatagtatatagccccctgtgctccccagtagtatatagccccctgtgctccccagtagtatatagctcccctgtgctccccagtagtatatagctcccctgtgctccccagtagtatatagcttccctgtgctccccatagtatatagacccctgtgctccccagtagtatatagctcccctgtgctcccccatagtatatagctcccctgtgctccccatagtatatagaccccctgtgctccccatagtatatagacccctgtgctccccagtagtatatagtcccctgtgctcccccatagtatatagctcccctgtgctccccaatagtatatagccccctgtcctcccccatagtatatagccccctgtgctcccccatagtatatagctcccctgtcctcccccatagtatatagccccctgtgctcccccatagtatatagccccctgtcctcccccatagtatatagccccctgtcctcccccatagtatatagccccctgtcctcccccatagtatatagacccctgtgctcccccatagtatatagccccctgttctcccccatagtatatagccccctgtgctcccccatagtatatagctcccctgtgctcccccatagtatatagacccctgtgctccccagtagtatatagccccctgtgctccccagtagtatatagctcccctgtgctccccagtagtatatagctcccctgtgctcccccatagtatatagcttccctgtgctccccagtagtatatagccccctgtgctccccagtactatatagccccctgtgctcccccatagtatatagcttccctgtgctccccatagtatatagacccctgtgctccccagagtatatagacccctgtgctccccagtagtatatagtcccctatgctcccccatagtatatagccccctgtgctccccaatagtatatagcccccgttctcccccatagtatatagcccccgttctcccccatagtatatagccccctctgccccccatagtatatagccccctgtgctccccaatagtatatagctcctcctcccatataacattgaaaaaaacaaacactgttactcacctgggtccacgcgttcctcttctcttccctcttgtggccacacttcctgcggtcacaagaggctgcactccccttaccctcgcgccgacgctccagtgacgtcgggcgctagagggagagtgcggcctcttgtgaccacaggaagtgcggccacaagagtgactgacagggagggagccaatggctctctctctgtcagtgtcgctgctgctgcagcgctgacgcgccgcagcagcagcgggcgggcgggggcagcggcggacgggggggccctgcagggggcgccatggaggggtaagtagattacccatccatggcgctcccccctgacaggctggtggccggagccctgtgcgaccgcattggtcgcacatagcaacggccggcctgctcgggggggcccctttaaccagtgggcccggtgcacgtgcaccatgtgccctctggttaaagcggccctggcaatgccgcccccatgaagacagctggtggcgccgcctgaggcagacgactcaggtcgcctcatgattgcggcgcccctgtgcACAGCAAAACGTCAAGAAGATCCTGTACTCCCGAAGAAACTCCTGGTGAGTGGTGGAGATGGCACCTTCTGTACTGACTGTACACTTTCCCCCCTACCTGCTGTGATATCCTGCCTGAACTGTGAAGCTTCTCTGTGTGATAACCACTTGAGAGTCCACAGCAAGTCAGAGGAGCACGTCTTCATAAAACTGGACCTCACAGGGAACACTCACAAAGCCTTCACATGCTATGGCTCTGAAGATACAGCTTGCATCCATGTCACCCACCCTCATTCTGAAGATCAAGGGCTACAGGTGGAACCAATGGCTGAAGCCTCAGATAATATCCTCGAGAAACTAAACAGAGACAAGAAGGCTACAGAGGAAAGAATAGAGGACCTTCAGAAATATCTAAGAGCAGCCCAGGAAAAAGCATCTGTAATGGCCGAGAAAGTTGTTGCATTGTTTAGGAACACCAGAAGGAAGCTGGATGCCCTAGAACACAAAATCCTGAGTAACATATCCAACCAGCAAAAGCAGGCCATAACTTCAGTCTGTCATGTCATCCATGAGCTGGAAATGAAGATCGCTGAACTGTCCAGAGATATAAAGGATATTGAGGAGCTTTATACCATAACGCAGCCTTTGCCCAACTTACAGAGGTGGAAATCAGTTAGAAATGACACTGGGAATATTAAGGTCATCCATGATGAGGACAAGACCGATCTGGACATAGGCCTGATCTCTACGACTCTTCACACAGGACTTATGGATATTGTCACTAATGTGAAAAGGGCTTTTTATGTCCAGCAGACACCAGACATTGTGCTGAATATGAACACTGCTTCTAATGATCTACATATTACCGCCGACCTTAAAAGTGCATCTGTTTCAGAGTTTAAGCAGAACCGCCCCAAGTTACCAGAGAGGTTTCAGTATAACCAGGTTATTGGCATCAGGAGCTTCTGTTCTGGGAG is from Dendropsophus ebraccatus isolate aDenEbr1 chromosome 14, aDenEbr1.pat, whole genome shotgun sequence and encodes:
- the LOC138771914 gene encoding E3 ubiquitin-protein ligase TRIM39-like, with translation MIAAPLCTAKRQEDPVLPKKLLVSGGDGTFCTDCTLSPLPAVISCLNCEASLCDNHLRVHSKSEEHVFIKLDLTGNTHKAFTCYGSEDTACIHVTHPHSEDQGLQVEPMAEASDNILEKLNRDKKATEERIEDLQKYLRAAQEKASVMAEKVVALFRNTRRKLDALEHKILSNISNQQKQAITSVCHVIHELEMKIAELSRDIKDIEELYTITQPLPNLQRWKSVRNDTGNIKVIHDEDKTDLDIGLISTTLHTGLMDIVTNVKRAFYVQQTPDIVLNMNTASNDLHITADLKSASVSEFKQNRPKLPERFQYNQVIGIRSFCSGRHFLEVETCPAGNWRLGMSYPSIARKGYYSLIGHSNKSWGLCRYLNQYFVIHDRHFIPVGYKPSSQRLGIFLDYEAGRISFYELCDPIRHLYTYTSTFTEALYLILGVYTGWLRIRN